One Bremerella alba genomic window, TCGCTTGAACGCCACGATGAACTTCGTTGTACGGTTGATCATTGACGATCGCGTCGACAAAGTCATTCCATTCTAGCTGGTACGGGTTTTGTTCTGGCTGTGGGTAGGCCCAGGCCACTTCACGTCGGTTTTGATTCTGGCCCTTGAACGTGCGAACCTTGCCCGGTGTATGTCCCGAGGTGCTCACAATCGCAGACCCTTTGCTGCCGTGGACGACGCTTGACATATCGTTTCGGCACCCTAGCATCGTGCGGCCATTGAAGAACAACTTCGAGCCATCGGCGTAGGTATATTCGACGGAATACGAGTCGAAGTTTTGGTCGATGAAGTCACCACGGTAATGACGTCCACCGAGTGCCTGAGCTTTAACGGGCCAGGCATTCTTCATCCATGAAGTTTCGTCGATTTGGTGGATGTAGAAGTCACTGAAGCAACCGCCACTAGCCCATAGAAAGCTATGGAAGCGTTCGATCTGGTACATGACTTCAGGCTTGTCTTCCGGTTTCGGTGTACTGAAAGCCGAGGCTACTGGGCCGTGCATACGATAAGCTCGCATACAGACGATATCACCAATTTCACCATTTTGAATTCGATCGTGCAGTTCTTGACGACCGCGGCAATGGCGAACCATCAAGCCCACGGCGGACTTGATGTTCTTCTTGTCGGCCAGTTCCGCCAAAGCGATCATCCTTTTGGCGCTCGGGCCATCAGCAATGACTGGCTTTTCCATGAAGACATTCAGCCCCTTGTCAATCGCGTACTGGTAGTGGACCCAGCGGAACGCAAGCGGTGTGGCGAGAATGACGATATCGCCTGGGTTCAATGCATCCATCGCTTGCTTGTAGGCTTCAAAGCCAACGAACTGGCGTTCCTTGGGAACCTCGACTTTATCCTTGTTTTCTTGAAAGGTGCGGTTCAACGCGTTGTAACTGCCGTCCAAGCGATGCTGGAAGACATCGGCCAAAGCTACTAGCTTGGTGCAGCCGTTGGGAACATTCAGCGAGTCAGCGGCGGCACCAGTTCCACGACCCCCACAGCCGACAAGAGCGACTTGGATTTTGCCAATCTCTTTCTCTTCCGCATGAACATGCGGCACGGCGAAAGCGCTCAAGGCGGAAGCCGCCCCGGCCATTTTAATAAAGTCGCGGCGATTGTTCTTTGCTTGCAGTCGTTCGCTCATAATATGTCCTGTGTTCAGTGGATAAGGTGTAGGGGATGACTAGGAGAGTGGGGTTAGTAGACGTCTTTGGCACTGTTCCAGTAGAAATACATTTCCTCGGGCGAGGGGATCTTTGCGGGTCGAACAATGCGAAAGCCTAGTTGCTGAGCATCAGTGTGGTACCAAATGCTTTTAGGAAGTTGCGGGTCTTGCTGCTTCCAGGCCGCATCACTGCCACGCCGCGCGGCGCTGCGAATTCGATCTGGATCATCGTCCCAGCCACCACCGCGAACACTTCGCGGGTAAAGACTCTGGGGTTTGATATATGGATTCTTACTCGAGTTCTGGATCTTTTTAAAATAGTCTGGCAAGTATTGATCCGCACACCATTCCATAACATTGCCATGCATGTCGTGCAGTCCCCAAGGATTAGGTTTCTTGAGGCCAACCTTTTGGTACTTTTCGTTAGCGTTGTCGTAAAACCAAGCGTAATCGAAAAGCTTCTCCGGATTATCACCAAATGAGTAAGCGGTGGTTGTACCAGCGCGGCAAGCGTACTCCCATTCCGCCTCGGTGGGCAGACGGTAAAAATGTCCGGTCTGGGAGCTGAGCCATTGGCAGTACTTGTTGGCCGCATGTTGCGTCATGCTGATCGCAGGATAGCCATGCTGTCCCATGCCGAAGCTCATCTCGGTGTAAGGAGGCGTCGGCTGACTGACGGCATCAACGATTGTGTGAGCTTGGGTATCGAAATCAGTCCGAGAACCATCTTTCCGACGATCGACCTGCGTGATCATGAAAGGTTCGTACTCATCCCAAGTCACCTCGCACTTGCCCATCCAGAAAGGATCGACGGAGACTTGGGTTTGCGGACCTTCCTCCGGTCGTCGTAATTCTTCGGTCTGAGGGCTTCCCATAACGAATTTGCCACCAGGGATGGCAATCATTTCGTATTCAACCTCAGTTACGGGAATCGCGTTGTTGTAGTTCTTATGGTTCCCCTGTTCTTTTTGGGCCTGGGCGACAATTTTGGCGTGAATATTCTTCACCAATTCAAAGTCATCGGGAGTAGCGAACCTGGGACCTTCCTTGGCACGGGCCTTGAGTTCCATGTCTTGAGGCCACTTGGCTCCTTCGGCGATCCAGGTCTTGAGCGTTGCGGTTTCACTTTTGGAAAGTGGACCACCTGAGCGAAGCGGTGGCATCAACTGCTCGTCCGTGCGTGGGAGAACCGTCATCGTGTAGAACATGCTGTCCTCGGGGGATTCCGGAAGGATTGCACCCCCGCTGCCTGATTCAAAAGCATCTTCTTTCGTTGTAAGAAGGTAATCCCCGGCAGGCTCGTCGCCGGAGTGGCACGAGACGCAATTCGTTTCCAGGATGGGAGCCACATCCTTTATAAAATCAACTTCGGCAGCCGACAGAAAACCAGGAGCTAAACCGAGAAGATATACCAATGGTAAAATCAGCAGTTTCATTCGATGTGCTTTGAGGCGCCTTGCGGAGACGGGGATTCTAATAGGAAGTTTCGGGGAGGGATAAACCAGCGAGGCGGTGACAGAAAACGTCACGAGGTGTGCGCTAATTCTAGGCAAACGACGTTTGGTTGCAAGTGATTTCTGGATACCGCAAAAGTATCAATTCAAGCAATTGCCGAAGATAACCCGAGATAGCAATCGTTTATGAGCATCGATTGCTACAAAATAGCAAACAGACGATGACAAAATTAGAATAGAAGAAGTCTGTCTTGAGTATGTTTGCGTCAAATTCAGGACGATTCTCGCAGGGCATTTCGTAAGATCTGTGCGGGATGCAGTGCCTTACGCTGAGTCCCGTCATGGATCTGATGCCGACACGAGGTGCCAGGAGCGGCTATCAAATGATCAGCCGGCAGTTCTCGCACGCGAGGGAACAAGATCAATTCACCGATTTTCATCGACACGTCGTAGTGCTCGATCTCGTAGCCGAAGGAACCTGCCATACCACAGCAACCGCTAGGGATCGTCTTTACCTCGTAGTTCTTTGGCAAGCCCAACGCCGCGATACTGGCCGATTGCCCTGCGAGCGCCTTTTGAAAGCAATGTCCATGGAGGTAGATCGTCTTTGCCTGATCTGTAAACGAATCGTCAGAGATACGCCCTGCTTGAATCTCTTGCTGGAGGAACTCTTCTAACATCAAGCAACGCGAAGCAATGTCGTGAGCGATTGGGCGAAGTTCCGGTTCGGCTAACTCCATCGTTTCATCGCGAAAGGTCAGTATTGCCGAAGGTTCGACCCCAATCATGCGAATGCCATCTCGCATCGCTTCTTTCAGAATCCGCAAGTTCTGGTCGATTCGCTGCTTGGCCTCACGCAGCAATCCTTTTGATAACCAAGTTCGGCCACTTTCAGTGATCGAGGCAAGGGTGACGTCATAACCTAAACGCTCTAACAATTCGATCGCAGCAATGCCGATATGTGGGTCATGGAAATTCGTGAATTCATCGTTGAAGAAGAGCACTCGGCCCACCTTCCCGGCATTCGCGTGAGGCTTGTGCTGGGCATGCCAGGCTGCCATTGTTTGCTTGGGCAAAAGCGGAATCGTGCGATCGGGATGAAACCCTGTCAAACGATTGATTACTTTCCGAATCGCTGGCGTTCCAAAGATGAAATTCCAAAGCCACGGCAGCCTAGCGGCGAGGATTTGTTTATTGAAGAAGTCAGCAATTAACTTCGAGCGTGGTGGCACGCCGTGCGCATCGTAATAATGCTGCTGAACCTCTGCTTTCAGTTTGGCCATGTCGACCGTCGAAGGACACTCCTTCTTGCACCCTTTGCACGAAAGACAAAGGTCCATGACGTCCTTGAGTTCTTCGTTGGCGAGCGGATTGACGGCGTCCGACTCGGTGATGATTTGCCGTAGTGTATTGGCCCGAGCGCGTGTCGTATGCATTTCATCACGTGTGGCCATATAGCTTGGGCACATCGTCCCGCCGGCCAATTCCGTCTTACGGCAGTCGCCAGAGCCGTTGCACATTTCGGCCGCACCCAGGATGCCGAAGTTCGACGAGAAATCAAACAAGGTATCTGGCTGCTGCGTCTTCTGGCCAGGTGCATACCGGAGCGATGAATTCATCGCTGGCGTATCCACAATCTTGTTTGGATTGAAAACTCCCTTGGGGTCCCAGGTTTGCTTTACCTGACGTACAAGTTCGTAGTTGTACTCGCCAATCATTTGCCGCAGAAACTCGCCCCTCAGGCGTCCATCACCGTGCTCACCGCTGAGGGATCCTCGATAGTGTTTGACCAACTCGGCAATCGTTTGGGCGACTTCCCGAAACTGTTGGTTTCCTTCTGGTGTTTTTAAGTTGATCACGGGGCGGAGATGAATCTCGCCGCTTCCAGCGTGCGCATAATGAACGCATTCAAGCCCGAATCGTTCTTTTAGGCGACGGTTGAACTCGGCGATATACTCAGGTAAATCATCGACATCGACACACGTATCTTCTACCACCGGGGCAGGCTTCGTATCGCCTGGTATATTCCCCAGAAGCCCCAGCCCCGCTTTGCGCAGATCCCAGATTCGTTCGGTCTCTTCGCCGTAGAGGACTGGATAGGCGTAACCTAGACCGGCAGCTCGCATTTGGTCTATGATCCGGTCGCAAACGGTCTGTACTTCTACCTCCGTTTGTCCACGAATATCGACTACGATGATCGCCCCCGGCTGACCTTGCACGAAAAATCGGTTGGCGCGATGTTCAATGCTTCGTTCGGTACACTCCAGAATGTAATGATCAATCAATTCACAGGCATAGCAATCATGTTTGACGGCGATCTGGGTTGCGCGAAGCGATTGGTCGACGGTTTCGAAGTGGGCACAAAGCAAACCACTTACCGGTGGAGGTAGGGGTAAGCAGTTCAGCTTGATCTTAGTAGCAAAAAAGAGTGTGCCTTCACTTCCGGCGATCAACTTGCAAAAGTTGAATCTGTTGGCGCTAGACTGATCGAAAACATCGGCGTCCATCAATAAATCGATCGCGTAGCCAGTGTTACGTCTCGGGATAGACGGTTTGGGAAACTCCCGCTCGATTCCCTCGCGGTTTGTAGCGTCGGAAAGCATATCGCGGATTTGAAGGTAAATCGATGTTTCGAGCGAAGCAGGACCGGAGCACTTGGCGTCGAACTCCTCTGCCGACAGCTGCCCAAAAGTGACTTGGGAGCCATCCGAGAGAAACCCTTCAATCTCTAATAGATGGTCGCGGGTGCTGCCGTATTTGATTGAATTTGAGCCGCACGAGTTATTTCCCACCATGCCGCCGATCATCGCCCGATTCTGTGTCGATGTCTCGGGGCCGAATAACATACCATGAGGCCGGAGAGCAAGATTTAATTCGTTGCGAATCACGCCCGGTTCTACCCACACGGTTCGTTCGTGTGGATCGATCTCAAGGATCTGCGTGAAGTAACGGGAAACATCAACCACAATCCCGCTTCCGACGACCTGCCCGGCCAAGGAGGTTCCAGCCGTGCGAGGAATCAGGCCGACTTCATGACTATTGGCAAATACAATCAGTTGTCGAATGTCTTCTTTGGTCTCTGGGATCGCTACCGCGAGTGGCATTTGCTGATAGGCAGAAGCATCGGTTGCGTAAAGACGCCGCATCAGCGATCCGGTGTGCAGTTGTCCCTGCAGTTGGGATCGTAGCTGATTGAATGCATCGGTGAGATCGGTGGCGGTTGTTTGTGGCGAAGAGGAAGCAGATGCCATTGGTGTCAATTCATAGAGGAAAGGTGGGGCCATCGAGCGTCGATCTTCTATCTTAAAGAACTTACGACAAATTCCCATCCTGGATCTTTCCTTCGACTGACTTTGCCGGTTACTAAGAATTTCCTATTGGCGGCGGGTTCTTTTCGTGAGAATGGTACGAGTCACAAAATCTAGACCATATGTTGTTGACAAAACAAGGATGGTGTAAATAATACACTAACGGAGTGAGAGGACATGCTCAAAAAACTTTATCAGCCACCATTGGCACTGCTGACAGACCTTTACCAACTGACGATGGCATACGGCTATTGGAAGCTAGGTCGTGCCAATCAGCAGGCTGTGTTTCACTTGTTCTTCCGAAAGCCACCCTTCAAGGGCGGCTACGCAATCACGGCGGGACTTCAACAAGCCATTGAATATCTGCAGGCGTATCGCTTGGATGACTCGGATGTTTCCTATCTCGCCGAGCTGGCCGGGAATGACGGTCAGCCGCTCTTTGAACAGGCGTTCCTCGATGATCTGCGTAACATGCGGCTCTCGGTGGATGTCGATGCGATGCCGGAAGGGACCGTAGCGTTTGGCCAAGAGCCGCTACTCCGCGTGCAGGGGCCAATCTGGCAGTGTCAACTGCTGGAAACGCCACTGTTGAACATGATCAATTTTCAGACCCTGATCGCCACGAAGGCTTCTCGAATACGAGCAGCGGCTGACGACGACCCGGTCCTAGAATTTGGCTTGCGAAGGGCTCAAGGGATCGATGGTGCTATCTCCGCAAGTCGGGCTGCCTACATCGGCGGATGTTCTGCTACGTCGAATGTCCTTGCTGGAAAGCTGTTTGGAATTCCGGTCAAAGGAACACACGCCCATAGCTGGGTGATGTCGTTTGATAGCGAACTGGAGTCATTCGAGAGGTACGCAGAAGTCATGCCCAACAATTGCGTCTTCCTGGTCGATACTTACGACACCCTGGAAGGTGTGCGGCAAGCCTGTCAAATAGGTAAGAATCTTCGAAATCGTGGGGATTCGTCTCGACTCCGGCGACTTAGCATATTTGAGCATCGAAGCCCGGAAGATTCTCGATAAAGAAGGTTTTTCAAATTCGTCAATCGTGGCCTCGAATGACCTCGACGAGCACATCATTCATAGCTTGAAAAGCCAAGGTGCCCAGATCGCCGTGTGGGGAGTGGGAACCAAACTAGCAACTGCGTTCGATCAGCCGGCCCTGGGAGGTGTCTACAAACTGGCAGCCTTGCAGCGAGAAGATGGTAGCTGGGAACCTAAAGTGAAGCTGTCTGAACAGGCCATCAAAACGTCGATACCCGGGATGCTTCAAGTGCGACGATATGAAACTGAACAAGGTTTAATCGGCGACATGATTTACGACGAAACACGCGGCATCGATCCGCGAGCGATCATCGTCGACAGCAAAGACACAACGCGCAGAAAGCCTCTTGCCAAGTCTACTCAGTCCACCGACTTGCTGATCCCTGCGATGAGAAATGGTGCCAAGGTCGGTGAAAGCGAGGCGATCGAAGACATTCGTGCTCGGGCGATTGAGCAGTTGCGGATGATTCACCCAGCCATACGACGGTTTATGAATCCGCATGAGTACCCTGTGGGGCTCGATATTGGACTGCATGAAGTCCGAGATCGCATGATCCATGAGATACGCGGTACGCAGTGGGAAGAATAGAGAGAGACAGGATGCGAAGTAAGCCGCTGAAGAAGTTTCAGTACGAATACCCCAGAGCCGCATTGACGGCCGATATTGTCGTCTTCGCGCTCGACGAAGAGGATTTAAAGGTCATGCTTATCCAACGCGACCTGAAACCGTTTCAAGGGCAATGGGCATTGCCAGGCGGATTCGTTCGCGTGAACGAAACATTGAATGATGCCGCACGACGCGAACTCCAGGAGGAAACGGGGCTAAAGGACATCTTCTTAGAGCAGTTGTTTACCTTTGGCGAGCTAGAACGTGATCCTCGCGAACGAGTCGTATCGATCGCGTATTTCGCGCTGGTTACCCTGGAAGGTCACGACGTAAAGGCCAGCACCGATGCGAGAAATGCGGCCTGGTTTTCGCTGAACGAACTTCCCGAACTCGCGTTTGATCATGCGGCAATTCTGAACGCTGCTTATCAACGTCTGCGTGGCAAGGTTCGATATCAGCCGATCGGATTTGAGCTATTGCCTGAGAAGTTTACCCTTTCTCAGCTTCAACATTTGTACGAAGTCATTCTCGATCGAGAACTCGATAAGCGCAATTTTCGGAAGAAGGTACTGGGCATGAAAATCGTCCAAGAGACCAGTGAGATCGAGAAAGATGTCGCCCACCGCGCTGCTCGACTCTATCGATTTGACCAAGAAGCGTACGAACGATTGAGCCAACAAGGATATCACTTCGAGATTTGAGGACCACCTCATGAAAGCCCTCTTATTGATCGACATACAAAATGACTTTCTGCCCGACGGGGCTTTGGCCGTTGCTGAGGGAGATCAGGTCGTACCGGTAGCCAATCGCTTAATGAGCGAATTTGCGTTGGTGGTTGCGACACAGGACTGGCATCCTAGCGATCATCGCTCATTCGCCAGCCAACATCCTAGGCGACATATTAGAGAGGTCATCAATTTGAGTGGCTTCGAGCAAGTACTGTGGCCCGATCACTGTATGCAAGGGAGTCACGGGGCAAAATTGGCACCTGGGCTGAACCTCG contains:
- a CDS encoding NUDIX hydrolase, which codes for MRSKPLKKFQYEYPRAALTADIVVFALDEEDLKVMLIQRDLKPFQGQWALPGGFVRVNETLNDAARRELQEETGLKDIFLEQLFTFGELERDPRERVVSIAYFALVTLEGHDVKASTDARNAAWFSLNELPELAFDHAAILNAAYQRLRGKVRYQPIGFELLPEKFTLSQLQHLYEVILDRELDKRNFRKKVLGMKIVQETSEIEKDVAHRAARLYRFDQEAYERLSQQGYHFEI
- a CDS encoding FAD-binding and (Fe-S)-binding domain-containing protein, whose amino-acid sequence is MGICRKFFKIEDRRSMAPPFLYELTPMASASSSPQTTATDLTDAFNQLRSQLQGQLHTGSLMRRLYATDASAYQQMPLAVAIPETKEDIRQLIVFANSHEVGLIPRTAGTSLAGQVVGSGIVVDVSRYFTQILEIDPHERTVWVEPGVIRNELNLALRPHGMLFGPETSTQNRAMIGGMVGNNSCGSNSIKYGSTRDHLLEIEGFLSDGSQVTFGQLSAEEFDAKCSGPASLETSIYLQIRDMLSDATNREGIEREFPKPSIPRRNTGYAIDLLMDADVFDQSSANRFNFCKLIAGSEGTLFFATKIKLNCLPLPPPVSGLLCAHFETVDQSLRATQIAVKHDCYACELIDHYILECTERSIEHRANRFFVQGQPGAIIVVDIRGQTEVEVQTVCDRIIDQMRAAGLGYAYPVLYGEETERIWDLRKAGLGLLGNIPGDTKPAPVVEDTCVDVDDLPEYIAEFNRRLKERFGLECVHYAHAGSGEIHLRPVINLKTPEGNQQFREVAQTIAELVKHYRGSLSGEHGDGRLRGEFLRQMIGEYNYELVRQVKQTWDPKGVFNPNKIVDTPAMNSSLRYAPGQKTQQPDTLFDFSSNFGILGAAEMCNGSGDCRKTELAGGTMCPSYMATRDEMHTTRARANTLRQIITESDAVNPLANEELKDVMDLCLSCKGCKKECPSTVDMAKLKAEVQQHYYDAHGVPPRSKLIADFFNKQILAARLPWLWNFIFGTPAIRKVINRLTGFHPDRTIPLLPKQTMAAWHAQHKPHANAGKVGRVLFFNDEFTNFHDPHIGIAAIELLERLGYDVTLASITESGRTWLSKGLLREAKQRIDQNLRILKEAMRDGIRMIGVEPSAILTFRDETMELAEPELRPIAHDIASRCLMLEEFLQQEIQAGRISDDSFTDQAKTIYLHGHCFQKALAGQSASIAALGLPKNYEVKTIPSGCCGMAGSFGYEIEHYDVSMKIGELILFPRVRELPADHLIAAPGTSCRHQIHDGTQRKALHPAQILRNALRESS
- a CDS encoding Gfo/Idh/MocA family protein; this encodes MSERLQAKNNRRDFIKMAGAASALSAFAVPHVHAEEKEIGKIQVALVGCGGRGTGAAADSLNVPNGCTKLVALADVFQHRLDGSYNALNRTFQENKDKVEVPKERQFVGFEAYKQAMDALNPGDIVILATPLAFRWVHYQYAIDKGLNVFMEKPVIADGPSAKRMIALAELADKKNIKSAVGLMVRHCRGRQELHDRIQNGEIGDIVCMRAYRMHGPVASAFSTPKPEDKPEVMYQIERFHSFLWASGGCFSDFYIHQIDETSWMKNAWPVKAQALGGRHYRGDFIDQNFDSYSVEYTYADGSKLFFNGRTMLGCRNDMSSVVHGSKGSAIVSTSGHTPGKVRTFKGQNQNRREVAWAYPQPEQNPYQLEWNDFVDAIVNDQPYNEVHRGVQASLVTSMGRMAAHTGQEVTYEQMLHSEQEFAPNVDKLTADGPAPVMPNEDGKYPIPRPGQNRDVEYVV
- a CDS encoding SUMF1/EgtB/PvdO family nonheme iron enzyme, translated to MKLLILPLVYLLGLAPGFLSAAEVDFIKDVAPILETNCVSCHSGDEPAGDYLLTTKEDAFESGSGGAILPESPEDSMFYTMTVLPRTDEQLMPPLRSGGPLSKSETATLKTWIAEGAKWPQDMELKARAKEGPRFATPDDFELVKNIHAKIVAQAQKEQGNHKNYNNAIPVTEVEYEMIAIPGGKFVMGSPQTEELRRPEEGPQTQVSVDPFWMGKCEVTWDEYEPFMITQVDRRKDGSRTDFDTQAHTIVDAVSQPTPPYTEMSFGMGQHGYPAISMTQHAANKYCQWLSSQTGHFYRLPTEAEWEYACRAGTTTAYSFGDNPEKLFDYAWFYDNANEKYQKVGLKKPNPWGLHDMHGNVMEWCADQYLPDYFKKIQNSSKNPYIKPQSLYPRSVRGGGWDDDPDRIRSAARRGSDAAWKQQDPQLPKSIWYHTDAQQLGFRIVRPAKIPSPEEMYFYWNSAKDVY
- the pncB gene encoding nicotinate phosphoribosyltransferase, producing the protein MLKKLYQPPLALLTDLYQLTMAYGYWKLGRANQQAVFHLFFRKPPFKGGYAITAGLQQAIEYLQAYRLDDSDVSYLAELAGNDGQPLFEQAFLDDLRNMRLSVDVDAMPEGTVAFGQEPLLRVQGPIWQCQLLETPLLNMINFQTLIATKASRIRAAADDDPVLEFGLRRAQGIDGAISASRAAYIGGCSATSNVLAGKLFGIPVKGTHAHSWVMSFDSELESFERYAEVMPNNCVFLVDTYDTLEGVRQACQIGKNLRNRGDSSRLRRLSIFEHRSPEDSR